The Sphaeramia orbicularis chromosome 15, fSphaOr1.1, whole genome shotgun sequence region TATTTAAATTAAATAACCTCAACCTGTCcaggactacaggtggaaattagcttcAACTATAACCATATTTCCTTTTGACTGTGTCAGTAGGTCAATGTATTGTCTCGCTCTGTTCCTGTTCAAGTAAAATCATACCATACCATTTTTACAGCTAAAGTGTGATTTGTGAATAATGTAACACATAATGGTTATAGTCCAAAGACAGTTTGCGGACTTAATCCATAAATGTGCTTAAATTCTGACTTTCAGAACAATAGAACAGCTTTTTATGATGAACAACTGTGTAAGAGTTCACATCTGGAAAACCCCATTGTGTGTGTTGACTGTATTTGGTAGTAGATTGGTACAGTATATCTgcttgcattattattattcaaaaccctgcagtaacatttttaaaaagtataaaatctCAATATTCTGAATTTTTGGCTTTACAATCACTTAGCCTGAATAACATTTTTGACAGGTTCTAAACATgatttgtaattaaaaaaaaaaaaaaaaaaaatcaatttgtggCTCATTTCAAGCCTTTTAGAAATATTGAACTTAAAGCCTTTGATCATGCAATATTGGCATGTGTTAACTTCAGTATCAACACTAAAACCTGTAATAAGATGTGAAACAGGTCTTAAACTGTGTTTATGACTATAGAAAGTTTTCATTGTTCACTTGTTGAAACCTGTAGAAATGCTGTTCAAGATCTTGATGTGTTCAAAGTTTACAGTCTGAAATATTATTGTATTGTCAAAAAAGTCAATAATTCTGTGTAAATTCTTGTTGTGAGGTTGACCTTCTCCTAAAGGTTAGAACACAACCTGCTTTATGTTTAGTCTTAACCTTTGCTCTATAAAGTGTGTTAAGGGTCTCCAACATTTCTATGAGGCTCATTGGTAGTTCTTTATCCGTCCTTGAATGATTACCTACTAGCCTCTGTCTTGTGATGTAATGTTGATAAGTGGCTCAAGCCTGACCCATCACCTGGTTTAGGACTTGACTTCTATCTGTTAAATCACTGTCATGACAATAAAAAGCAGTGTAAATAAATGGATTCCTGACTTGggacttttttgttttcttttcacacAGGAGGTCAGTATGAGTATATTATTGTTGAAAAGCGAGGAGAGAATAAGAATGTGGGCTTCATTCAGTTGAATCGACCAAAGGCCCTCAATGCTCTGTGTGACGGCCTGATGAAGGAGGTGGGGTACGCCTTGGATGCATTTGAAGCCGATGGTGAAGTTGGAGCCATCGTTATCACTGGCAGCGACAGAGCCTTCGCTGGTAAGAATGATCTGTCTACCTTTGTGTTTGCATCTTCCTTACCTGATTTTATAGAAATGTAAGTTATTTACAGTTGCATATTAGCTGTACTCTTAACCACTGTGCATTTCAGCGGGAGCAGACATTAAAGAGATGCAGAATCGAACTTTCCAGGAGTGTTACGGGGGGAACTTCCTGGCTCACTGGAACAGAGTGTCCACAGTGAAGAAGCCTGTGATTGCAGCTGTGAATGGCTTTGCTGTGAGTCCCAGACTTGAACTCATTTAAAGAGTCCTCTGTCAAACGAAAACAAACATCTGGGTTTAATCCTGTACATTCAATAGGATTTTAATCTGAATCAGCATAAATCTCCAAGCATAAAAGTGGCTCTACAACAAGCCTTAGAAAAGAACTCTTTCTTCTTGTGGTATTTGTGctcatactgtatattttacgGTTTCAGTTGGGTGGAGGATGTGAACTGGCCATGATGTGTGATATCATCTTTGCTGGAGAGAAGGCACAGTTTGGCCAACCAGAAATCCTGTTGGGCACCATTCCTGGTAAATATCCTTTGTATCTACTTTCTTTCCTGCTTAATGTTCATTTCCTTATACTGTATACTAATATTGTCTATACTAAACATACTAGATTCTTGTTGATGGAAGCATCTGTTGTTGTAAATCTGTATGCTTTCAGGGGCGGGTGGCACCCAGCGTCTGACTCGTGCAGTGGGCAAATCTCTCGCTATGGAGATGGTACTGACAGGAGATCGGATCAATGCACAAGACGCCAAGCAGTCAGGTAAGAGAtgattacaaaaaaagatgtgtttGATTTATTACCAGTATACACTGGAAGACTCTGAAAAAAACCTGTAAAGGACTAAAGTGTGACTCTGGGACTGGGAATCTTACAGGGTCATTGATGACAAGACTGCAACTACATTCTTTATGAGTTATGTTTGCGTTTTAGTTCTTGTTTCTTGAGTAAGTTTATCATCTTAACAGGATTTACTGAATAGAATTATCTTCATGCCTTATTTGCATATGGTTTGGACTCCACAGAAGAAAGTCAAGAATGCTAGATATGTATTGATTAAAACAAAGTTGAGTAAATTACTTTCTGTTTGTTATCATCTGCACCATTATCACTTCACTGCAGACAAACACCAAACTggattctgtttctgttttattgttgaaatcaAACTCCTGCAGTCAAGTTTACTTCCTATTTGGTGTTGCAGATAGTGCATCTATTGGTTGTTGACATAGGTCGTGATTGTATGATAGAACCAAGGCACAAACCAAACAAAAGACTGACTGATGACAGAGTTTTATGACCACCTCACATCAAATGAGCTAAATGACATGAAACAGACACTTGTGGTTATATTCAACAATGGAAATTTGTCTTTAAATTTGAAATTACTTGAAAAGTTGCTTTAGGTATGCCTGGCTTTAGGTGTTAAGAAATGAAATAAATTGGTATTCAGTAGGCCTGTGTGATAGGACAATGGAATAAAACCTTCTCATTTCATATTATGacctttcatttattcatttgtcaTCATTCGGAGGATGCTTTCATATCTGAGGCATAGATTTAGTACAAAATGGGaagtgaacattttaggcaaaCTCCTGAACTCAAGAATAATGTCAAATAGTACAGAACAGCACTTTTTATTTGAGactgtttttgtaaaatgtatcATTTGCTATCTTTTATTTTATAAGTAATgcttaatttacattttaatccaaataaaatacaaaaaaaaaatcaaataagtaaGCACCTGTTGTGAAGTATGTAATTAAACATAAAGGCATTTCCATGCAGTAATTTGATTAAAATGATTTAAATAATTGTTCATACCAGAACATGTgactgttatttttgtgttttctcaggTTTGGTGAGTAAAGTTTTTCCTGTGGACCAGCTGGTGTCTGAAGCTGTTAAATGTGGAGAGAAAATAGCAGCTAATTCCAAGTTGGTTTCTGCTATGGCTAAAGAGGCTGTTAATGCAGGTATGTTGGATTTCTGTGTTCAAATACTGAAACCTGAGTCGACTTTTTATTGAATGACTGTATCTGACTTGTTCTGCTGTATGCAATTGCAGCTTTTGAACTGACTTTGGCTGAGGGCAATCGTTTGGAGAAGCGGTTATTCCACGCCACATTCGCCACGGTGAGTCTGAGAGATTAATGAAACCGGGTAAAAGAGTGTAAGTCTGCCTTTTACTGGCGATCTTAACCGGTGTccgtttgtgttttctgtttaggaTGATCGTAAAGAAGGCATGACTGCATTTGTGGAGAAGAGAAAAGCCAGTTTCCAAGACAAGTAAAATAAAGCACATCCAG contains the following coding sequences:
- the echs1 gene encoding enoyl-CoA hydratase, mitochondrial, whose product is MAFLCRSAAQLLKPNRTAPALLSAVRLYSSGGQYEYIIVEKRGENKNVGFIQLNRPKALNALCDGLMKEVGYALDAFEADGEVGAIVITGSDRAFAAGADIKEMQNRTFQECYGGNFLAHWNRVSTVKKPVIAAVNGFALGGGCELAMMCDIIFAGEKAQFGQPEILLGTIPGAGGTQRLTRAVGKSLAMEMVLTGDRINAQDAKQSGLVSKVFPVDQLVSEAVKCGEKIAANSKLVSAMAKEAVNAAFELTLAEGNRLEKRLFHATFATDDRKEGMTAFVEKRKASFQDK